A genomic window from Montipora capricornis isolate CH-2021 chromosome 8, ASM3666992v2, whole genome shotgun sequence includes:
- the LOC138014303 gene encoding very long chain fatty acid elongase 4-like isoform X1, whose translation MTTLQRILQYYQWSMQDGDPKTADWPLIATPWPTISFVALYLFIVKVGPKIMEKRRAYSLREVLIVYNFAMVILSAWMVYEFIASALDIPNFDFLCEPMHYVLGDKGLNRLARICYIYWLSKFVEALDTFFFILRKKNNQVSFLHVYHHASMCLFWWMISKYIPGGFTYFGAALNSFVHVVMYAYYGLSAIGPQMQPYLWWKAHITKLQMTQFVVVLIYWGNATIRCKCPAGFHQILVSYAQWIFVASQLVLFSNFYIQSYLKTHNANREKQN comes from the exons ATGACAACTTTGCAACGCATACTGCAATACTACCAGTGGTCTATGCAAGACGGTG ACCCTAAGACGGCAGACTGGCCATTGATTGCCACTCCATGGCCCACCATCTCCTTTGTAGCCTTGTATCTTTTCATTGTCAAAGTCGGCCCTAAAATCATGGAAAAAAGAAGAGCCTACAGTCTCCGGGAGGTGTTGATTGTCTACAACTTTGCAATGGTAATTCTGTCGGCTTGGATGGTGTATGAG TTCATAGCTTCAGCTCTGGATATTCCCAACTTTGATTTCCTTTGTGAACCGATGCACTACGTCCTTGGTGACAAAGGACTAAACAGG CTTGCCCGCATTTGTTACATTTACTGGTTGTCAAAGTTTGTGGAAGCCCTGGACACT ttttttttcattctccGCAAGAAAAACAATCAAGTGTCCTTTTTGCACGTGTATCATCACGCATCCATGTGTTTATTTTGGTGGATGATATCCAAATACATTCCAG GAGGTTTCA CTTACTTCGGAGCAGCCCTCAATAGCTTTGTGCATGTGGTTATGTATGCTTATTATGGTCTGTCAGCTATTGGTCCTCAAATGCAACCGTACTTATGGTGGAAGGCTCACATCACCAAACTTCAAATG aCTCAGTTTGTTGTAGTGCTGATTTATTGGGGCAATGCTACTATACGATGTAAATGTCCAGCTGGTTTTCATCAGATCTTAGTTTCATATGCCCAATGGATTTTTGTCGCCAGTCAGTTGGTACTGTTCAGCAATTTTTACATCCAGTCATACCTGAAGACACATAACGCCAATCGGGAAAAACAGAATTAA
- the LOC138014303 gene encoding very long chain fatty acid elongase 4-like isoform X2, which translates to MTTLQRILQYYQWSMQDGDPKTADWPLIATPWPTISFVALYLFIVKVGPKIMEKRRAYSLREVLIVYNFAMVILSAWMVYEFIASALDIPNFDFLCEPMHYVLGDKGLNRLARICYIYWLSKFVEALDTFFFILRKKNNQVSFLHVYHHASMCLFWWMISKYIPAYFGAALNSFVHVVMYAYYGLSAIGPQMQPYLWWKAHITKLQMTQFVVVLIYWGNATIRCKCPAGFHQILVSYAQWIFVASQLVLFSNFYIQSYLKTHNANREKQN; encoded by the exons ATGACAACTTTGCAACGCATACTGCAATACTACCAGTGGTCTATGCAAGACGGTG ACCCTAAGACGGCAGACTGGCCATTGATTGCCACTCCATGGCCCACCATCTCCTTTGTAGCCTTGTATCTTTTCATTGTCAAAGTCGGCCCTAAAATCATGGAAAAAAGAAGAGCCTACAGTCTCCGGGAGGTGTTGATTGTCTACAACTTTGCAATGGTAATTCTGTCGGCTTGGATGGTGTATGAG TTCATAGCTTCAGCTCTGGATATTCCCAACTTTGATTTCCTTTGTGAACCGATGCACTACGTCCTTGGTGACAAAGGACTAAACAGG CTTGCCCGCATTTGTTACATTTACTGGTTGTCAAAGTTTGTGGAAGCCCTGGACACT ttttttttcattctccGCAAGAAAAACAATCAAGTGTCCTTTTTGCACGTGTATCATCACGCATCCATGTGTTTATTTTGGTGGATGATATCCAAATACATTCCAG CTTACTTCGGAGCAGCCCTCAATAGCTTTGTGCATGTGGTTATGTATGCTTATTATGGTCTGTCAGCTATTGGTCCTCAAATGCAACCGTACTTATGGTGGAAGGCTCACATCACCAAACTTCAAATG aCTCAGTTTGTTGTAGTGCTGATTTATTGGGGCAATGCTACTATACGATGTAAATGTCCAGCTGGTTTTCATCAGATCTTAGTTTCATATGCCCAATGGATTTTTGTCGCCAGTCAGTTGGTACTGTTCAGCAATTTTTACATCCAGTCATACCTGAAGACACATAACGCCAATCGGGAAAAACAGAATTAA
- the LOC138060220 gene encoding acyl-CoA desaturase-like isoform X2, with translation MSETDVIQYEKKTPEDARKRPEQQIVWSNVAYMGMLHLMALYAIYLLPSAKPRTWIWTWLCYFFGGLGVTCGAHRLWSHRSYKATWPFRLLLMLFNSMAAQNSIFEWARDHRIHHKYSETNADPHNAKRGFFFSHVGWLLMKKHPDVITKGKQTDLSDLYEDKIVMFQKRYYNLLSNFFNVVFPVFVPWYFWDENLFNAFIICFAFRYVITLNGTWTINSLSHLWGYKPYDKTINPTQNFIVVLAAGGEGYHNFHHTFPQDYANSELGLRINASKWFIELAAALGLAYDLKTVSKEVILKRRMRTGDLQHLAKKQ, from the exons ATGTCAGAGACAGACGTGATTcaatatgaaaagaaaactcCCGAGGATGCAAGAAAACGCCCCGAGCAACAAATCGTGTGGTCAAACGTTGCTTATATGGGGATGTTGCATCTTATGGCGTTATACGCGATTTATCTACTGCCCTCGGCAAAGCCGCGAACCTGGATCTGGACCTGGCTTTGCTACTTTTTCGGAGGTCTTGGAGTCACTTGTGGCGCCCACAGACTCTGGTCTCACCGGTCGTACAAAGCCACGTGGCCTTTCAGATTGTTATTAATGCTATTCAATTCCATGGCAGCACAAAATTCCATCTTTGAATGGGCGAGGGATCACCGCATTCATCACAAGTATTCTGAAACCAATGCAGATCCGCACAATGCTAAGAGAGGATTCTTCTTTTCACATGTTGGTTGGTTATTGATGAAAAAACACCCCGATGTCATAACGAAAGGAAAGCAAACTGATTTGAGCGATTTGTACGAGGACAAAATCGTCATGTTCCAGAAAAG ATACTACAATCTTCTCAGCAACTTTTTCAATGTGGTATTTCCGGTATTCGTTCCGTGGTACTTTTGGGACGAGAACCTATTCAACGCATTCATAATTTGTTTCGCATTCCGCTATGTTATTACCCTCAATGGTACCTGGACCATAAATAGCTTGTCTCATCTCTGGGGGTACAAGCCTTATGACAAGACCATAAATCCGACACAGAACTTTATTGTTGTCTTGGCAGCAGGTGGTGAAGGATACCACAACTTCCATCACACCTTTCCACAAGACTATGCAAATAGTGAATTGGGTCTGCGAATAAACGCGTCCAAGTGGTTCATTGAATTAGCCGCAGCGCTCGGACTAGCATATGACTTAAAAACTGTATCCAAGGAGGTGATATTAAAGCGGAGAATGCGCACTGGAGACTTGCAACACTTAGCTAAGAAACAGTGA
- the LOC138060220 gene encoding acyl-CoA desaturase-like isoform X1, producing the protein MTIKKMSETDVIQYEKKTPEDARKRPEQQIVWSNVAYMGMLHLMALYAIYLLPSAKPRTWIWTWLCYFFGGLGVTCGAHRLWSHRSYKATWPFRLLLMLFNSMAAQNSIFEWARDHRIHHKYSETNADPHNAKRGFFFSHVGWLLMKKHPDVITKGKQTDLSDLYEDKIVMFQKRYYNLLSNFFNVVFPVFVPWYFWDENLFNAFIICFAFRYVITLNGTWTINSLSHLWGYKPYDKTINPTQNFIVVLAAGGEGYHNFHHTFPQDYANSELGLRINASKWFIELAAALGLAYDLKTVSKEVILKRRMRTGDLQHLAKKQ; encoded by the exons AAAAATGTCAGAGACAGACGTGATTcaatatgaaaagaaaactcCCGAGGATGCAAGAAAACGCCCCGAGCAACAAATCGTGTGGTCAAACGTTGCTTATATGGGGATGTTGCATCTTATGGCGTTATACGCGATTTATCTACTGCCCTCGGCAAAGCCGCGAACCTGGATCTGGACCTGGCTTTGCTACTTTTTCGGAGGTCTTGGAGTCACTTGTGGCGCCCACAGACTCTGGTCTCACCGGTCGTACAAAGCCACGTGGCCTTTCAGATTGTTATTAATGCTATTCAATTCCATGGCAGCACAAAATTCCATCTTTGAATGGGCGAGGGATCACCGCATTCATCACAAGTATTCTGAAACCAATGCAGATCCGCACAATGCTAAGAGAGGATTCTTCTTTTCACATGTTGGTTGGTTATTGATGAAAAAACACCCCGATGTCATAACGAAAGGAAAGCAAACTGATTTGAGCGATTTGTACGAGGACAAAATCGTCATGTTCCAGAAAAG ATACTACAATCTTCTCAGCAACTTTTTCAATGTGGTATTTCCGGTATTCGTTCCGTGGTACTTTTGGGACGAGAACCTATTCAACGCATTCATAATTTGTTTCGCATTCCGCTATGTTATTACCCTCAATGGTACCTGGACCATAAATAGCTTGTCTCATCTCTGGGGGTACAAGCCTTATGACAAGACCATAAATCCGACACAGAACTTTATTGTTGTCTTGGCAGCAGGTGGTGAAGGATACCACAACTTCCATCACACCTTTCCACAAGACTATGCAAATAGTGAATTGGGTCTGCGAATAAACGCGTCCAAGTGGTTCATTGAATTAGCCGCAGCGCTCGGACTAGCATATGACTTAAAAACTGTATCCAAGGAGGTGATATTAAAGCGGAGAATGCGCACTGGAGACTTGCAACACTTAGCTAAGAAACAGTGA